A window of Desulfobacterales bacterium contains these coding sequences:
- a CDS encoding lysophospholipid acyltransferase family protein, translating to MSIHKTPIIRTVARWMALFFLKCTGWRVQGECPNIPKYVMIAAPHTSNWDFIYALAISLVYRIDVLIMMKDSWFFWPLGPVFRWLGAMPINRSKAHNVVFQMVAAFKHKTEMILMVPPSGTRKKVLYWKTGFYHIANGAGVPIVLGFLDYRLKIGGIGPVFHPTGNLEQDLKTIQKFYRDITGKNPCQSFQIPAVQSTHRSSSVS from the coding sequence ATGTCCATACACAAAACACCCATCATCCGAACGGTAGCACGCTGGATGGCTCTCTTTTTTTTGAAATGTACCGGCTGGAGGGTTCAAGGCGAATGCCCGAATATACCCAAATATGTCATGATTGCCGCACCCCATACATCGAACTGGGATTTTATTTACGCCCTTGCCATCAGTTTGGTGTATCGCATCGATGTCCTGATCATGATGAAGGATTCCTGGTTTTTCTGGCCGCTGGGGCCGGTGTTCCGTTGGCTGGGCGCCATGCCCATCAACCGGAGCAAAGCCCATAACGTGGTCTTTCAAATGGTCGCGGCCTTTAAACACAAGACGGAAATGATCCTGATGGTGCCCCCTTCCGGGACCCGCAAAAAAGTCCTTTACTGGAAAACAGGGTTCTACCATATCGCCAATGGCGCCGGCGTCCCCATTGTCTTGGGATTTTTGGATTATCGGCTCAAAATAGGCGGAATCGGCCCGGTATTTCACCCCACCGGCAATCTCGAACAGGACCTGAAAACGATTCAAAAATTTTATCGCGATATTACCGGAAAGAACCCCTGTCAATCCTTTCAGATTCCTGCGGTTCAAAGCACTCATAGAAGTTCATCTGTTTCGTAA